The Melitaea cinxia chromosome 24, ilMelCinx1.1, whole genome shotgun sequence genome window below encodes:
- the LOC123665559 gene encoding protein SYS1 homolog, protein MSKIKKLTGSFRYTHWDPCLIISQIVAMQFVLYLTLCILIAVMQDLTSSTRTLDHLFQYHEIHVKDNEGRSVILAFVLNAIIGALVLWTLVGRTKLCLDFSCTFYGIHLLFCWVYNGSFPTTFSWWALNIACAAITCVAGEFLCLRTELQAIPLSNIGAKVDL, encoded by the exons ATGtcgaaaataaagaaattaacagGCTCTTTCCGCTATACGCATTGGGACCCATGTCTTATAATTTCACAAATAGTGGCAATGCAGTTTGTTCTTTACCTCACACTTTGTATCTTGATAGCTGTGATGCAGGATCTGACGTCTTCGACGAGAACTTTGGACCATCTCTTTCAGTATCAT GAAATACATGTCAAAGACAATGAAGGCAGATCAGTAATCCTGGCATTTGTTTTGAACGCCATTATAGGAGCTTTAGTACTGTGGACTTTAGTGGGGAGAACCAAGTTGTGCTTGGATTTTAg TTGCACCTTCTATGGTATACACTTACTATTCTGCTGGGTGTACAACGGAAGTTTCCCCACTACATTTTCCTGGTGGGCGCTTAATATAGCCTGTGCAGCGATCACATGCGTCGCCGGAGAGTTTCTGTGCCTCCGTACCGAGTTGCAGGCGATACCTCTCAGTAATATCGGAGCTAAAGTGGATTTATGA